Within Methanofollis sp., the genomic segment GCCCTCGGCTTCGGCCATCGTCATGTCGGGGCCGCCGACGACGTTGACAAGCGCGGCGGTCGCGCCGGAGATGTCCACGTCGAGGAGCGGAGACCTCAGGGCCTTTTTCACGGAGTCGGCAGCCTTGTCCTCGGCGTCGGACTCGCCCATGCCGATCATGGCGACGCCGCCGCGCTCCATCACGGTCCGCACATCGGCGAAGTCCAGGTTCACGAGGCCGGGCACGGTGATCAGTTCGGTGATCCCCTTCACCGCCCGCATGAGCACCTCGTCGGCAACCTTGAAGGCGGCATAGAGGGGCAGGCGCGGGACGACTTCGAGGAGACGGTCGTTCGGGACGACGATCACGGTGTCGGCGACGTCGCGCAGGCGTTCAAGGCCGGCCTCCGCGTTCTCCGACCTGATAGATCCCTCGGAGGTGAAGGGGAGGGTGACAACGGCGATCGTCAGTGCGCCCTCTTCGTGCGCCGCCTTGGCGACGATCGGGGCCGAGCCGGTGCCGGTGCCGCCGCCGAGGCCGGTGGTGATGAAGACCATGTCGGCACCCTCCAGGGACGTCTTGATCTGGTCCTCGTTTTCCAGGGCGGCTTCCTCGCCGATCTGGGGGATGGAACCGGCGCCGAGGCCGCGCGTTCGCTGGCGGCCGATAAGGATCCTCTTGTCGGCCTTGGTGCGGATCAGGTGCTGGGCGTCGGTGTTGAGCGCGATGAGCCGCGCCCCCACCACGCCTTCCTCGGCGATCCTGGTCATCGTGTTCGAGCCACCGCCGCCGCACCCGACGACGACGATCTCGGTCCTGAGATCCCGCAGGAGTTCCTCAAGGTCGTCGTCTGGCTGGACGGCGGTCTCAAACTCGTCTCGCGCCCGTGATAGTGCCTCTTCAACTATGGACTTCATCGATATACCTCTCCAACCCCGGGATGTGGATGCGTGTTTCACTGCAGGAACCGACCATGGTCGGGGTGATCGTCCGCCCTCCGACCTCGACGGGCTGACCGCTCGAAAGACGTCCGAAGAGCGGGCCTTTCGGAACCCCGAGCTGCCGGGCCTTACCGGGGTCGAATCTCGCCTTCATGATGACGAGGTCGTCCCCTTCAGCTGCAGTGCTCCACCGATCATCTATGATTTTAATACACAGGGATATTAAATAATGTATTATTTCTTCTCTTTGATTCGCGAAGGTGATGAATGTCGGGAGGATCTCCCCGTGCTCCCCTGCGACCGATGCCGCGGGAAGGAGATCTAATGCCTCCCTGAATGCCTTCGGGTCGGCTTTATCCGCCTCTGAAACGAGAGCTGCGGGTATCGTGGCCACGACGGGATCGCCCGTCCCTGCAAGGGTGCCGGTATGAAGACGGCAGCCCGGAGAGATCCCTTCTGCCGCCGCGCGAACGGCCGTGTATGTCTCCCAGGAGAGGTCCCCGATACCGGTGATCTCGCCTTCCGAAAGGACGGGCAGGCCGAGGTCGACGAGGATCTCCTGGAGACGGTCGGCGTCGGTTTTTGCAAGCGCTTTTCTGTCAAGGTAGGCGGCGACCGCCCCGGTCTGCCGGATCATCGCGGCGACGAGGTCGCGGTCGAGGCAGGCGACCTCGCGGGAGGGAGCGATGTGGCCGAAGGCCCCCTTCGAGGAGAGCGCGATCTCGGTCTGGCGGACGGCATAATGGGTGCCGCCGAAGCCGACCAGGGGGATCGCGTCGCCGGGCACGGCCTCCAGGACGGCGCGGACGGCGGCGTCGGCCGCGGCAGGGTCGTTCCACTCGGTCTCGGTGCTCCCGATCTCGACGAAGAGGGAGGGGATGCCAAGGGTCGTCGGGCCGTGGTGGGTCGCCTCATAGCTGGCGCGGTAGCCGGGCGGGGCATGGCGGGCAAGGCCGCGGAGGACGGCGTGCATCATGGCCGGGGCCGCGGGGGCGAGGGTCCGGGCGTCTCCGCCGAAGGCCGGGTTCCCATAGTTGCCGGTGACATGGACGGTGAGGGCCGGCGTCGGGTGCGAACTTGAGTGCCGGGAAAGGAAGACAAGGATGTCTGCGCCGAGGTCCCTGTCGGCCCCTTCGGCATAGATGAGACGCCCTCCGCTCTCGTGGAAGGAGAGGGACGCCGCCCGGCAGAGAGGCCAGTCGTCCCGTTCTGCAAGGAGTTCCCCCATCCGGCGGGCAAGGTTTCGTCCCGCGGGGTCGAGGGACGAGTGAAGGAAGGCAATATGCATGAGGAGCGTATCTCGTCGGGGGGCTAAAGCCTTACCCGGCCGAAAGCCGGAAACACTAATCTCCTCCGCGGGTAATCATCTCATCATGGACAAAGAACTGATCGAGAAGGCATTCGCCGAGAGCGGGATCACCACGGAGATCGGGTGCGAGCAGGCGTTTGCGATCAGCGAGAAATACGGTATACCAAAGATGGACATCGCCCGGTATTGCAACCGCCACGACCCGAAGATCAAGATCCGCTCCTGCCAGCTGGGTTGCTTCAGATGAGCCTCTTTCTCGATGTGGTGCCGGTCGCCCGTGCCGTGGAGGTCGTCCGCTCGACCGCCCGGCCTGCCGGCACCGAAGAGGTGCGGCTGGAAGACGCCCTCCACCGCGTGCTTGCCGACGACGTCAGGGCAGGCCATGACCTGCCCGGCTTCGACAGGTCGGTGGTGGACGGGTATGCCGTGCAGGCGTCGGACACGGCCGGCGCCTCGGAGGCGATCC encodes:
- the ftsZ gene encoding cell division protein FtsZ codes for the protein MKSIVEEALSRARDEFETAVQPDDDLEELLRDLRTEIVVVGCGGGGSNTMTRIAEEGVVGARLIALNTDAQHLIRTKADKRILIGRQRTRGLGAGSIPQIGEEAALENEDQIKTSLEGADMVFITTGLGGGTGTGSAPIVAKAAHEEGALTIAVVTLPFTSEGSIRSENAEAGLERLRDVADTVIVVPNDRLLEVVPRLPLYAAFKVADEVLMRAVKGITELITVPGLVNLDFADVRTVMERGGVAMIGMGESDAEDKAADSVKKALRSPLLDVDISGATAALVNVVGGPDMTMAEAEGVVQEVYNRIDPGARIIWGAQVDPDMQGKVRTMLVVTGVSSPQIYGRGERKSLPRVAKEFDIDFLR
- a CDS encoding D-aminoacyl-tRNA deacylase, producing the protein MHIAFLHSSLDPAGRNLARRMGELLAERDDWPLCRAASLSFHESGGRLIYAEGADRDLGADILVFLSRHSSSHPTPALTVHVTGNYGNPAFGGDARTLAPAAPAMMHAVLRGLARHAPPGYRASYEATHHGPTTLGIPSLFVEIGSTETEWNDPAAADAAVRAVLEAVPGDAIPLVGFGGTHYAVRQTEIALSSKGAFGHIAPSREVACLDRDLVAAMIRQTGAVAAYLDRKALAKTDADRLQEILVDLGLPVLSEGEITGIGDLSWETYTAVRAAAEGISPGCRLHTGTLAGTGDPVVATIPAALVSEADKADPKAFREALDLLPAASVAGEHGEILPTFITFANQREEIIHYLISLCIKIIDDRWSTAAEGDDLVIMKARFDPGKARQLGVPKGPLFGRLSSGQPVEVGGRTITPTMVGSCSETRIHIPGLERYIDEVHS